ATCGCTGCTTGCGGCAACGGTGAATCGATGACCTCAGTATTGGCAGGGACCGTTTGATTTTCAAAGTACTGTAATCCACCTGTCAACGAGCCGATAACAAGGTCGAAATCATTGTCTGCATCCAGGTCGGCCAGTGCCGGCGTAATTCTACGCACATCAGACAATCCAAACACATCTTCAGCAAGGGTAAACGCCGGCGCATCAGCACTACCTGTATTCGTATACAAAAGGACGCCATCCTGGTCCGTACCAACCACCAGATCCTGATCGCCGTCTGCATCGATATCCAGAAAAACAGGCACACTGCGACGGCCGGCGTCGATGCCCTGCCAGTTTTCAATGGGGGTAGCAAAAACGGGCGCTGAAGTTGAACCGGTGTTCTGATAAAAATTGAGCGTCCCATTGGCTTCGCCGGCAATCACATCCAGGTCATCATCCCCATCTAAATCAACCAGTACCGGCGTGCTGTTGCTACCGGCGGGGAGATCGAGTAGTGCTTCATCAACAAGCGAATAACCGGCGATGCCCGTTCCATCCTGCCGCAGATACTGTATAGGGCCCTGCCATGAACCTACAAGCATATCAGCATCTCCATCTGCATCCAGATCGCCAAAAGCAGGGGCATAATTGAATGCCGGCGCAAGCGCCAACTGCCCATCCTGATAAAACGCCGGCGACATCGCGTCCCCGCGGTTTTCGAAAAAATACACTGCAGCCGTTTCAAGCGTGTTGGGATCCAGGCTGTTGCTTACATACAGATCGAGATCACCGTCGCCATCTCCGTCGTGCAATACCGGCAAACTGTCGCTTCCAAAATCGAGGTTTGACAAGAATCGGGATGTCTGCTGATTTAACCCGCCATCTTCATTGCCCTGAAAGAAGAGCATATTGTCCGCAAGGTTGCTTGAGGCCGAAAAGGCGCCCCCCAGTACACCTACGAGCAGGTCGATAACACCATCACCGTTAACATCACCAAACGTCGGCGCGTTGTATCCACTGGACACAAGCGGATCATTCAAAGGAAAGTCGGCAGACTCACCTGAAAAATCAGGTAGATCGCAGGTCCCTTTGTTTTCGAAGTAGAGCAATCCGGACTCAAAGAAGTCCCCCCAAAACAAATCCTGGTCCTCATCACCATCAAAATCAACAAACGCCAGGGTGTTGGCACCATGACGCGCCGCATCGCTGTTTTGCTTGCCCGTTTCTCCAACAATTTCTATGTCCTGAAACCGCTCATCTGCCAATGCAAATTGCGGAACACCTTCGACATCAAACTGGACCAGTTCGTACCGCCGGATGGTCCCGTCGAGCCGGCCAACAAACAAATCAGGGAGCCCATCACAATCTATGTCGGTGACGTTCGGGATATTCTGTCGATCAGCAAAGAGTGGCTCCCCGTTTTGTTCGAACAATGTGTCTGCAACCAATTCAAAAACAGGGACTTCAGCGCTGCCGGTGTTTTCGAAATACTGGACAAAGCTGAACGATCGTTCAGTTAACAGGTCCAGATCCTGGTCCCCGTCGATATCGGCAAAACGAAACCATTCGCCTACGGTGAGTTGCTGGAAGTGACTGCTTTCAAGTGAGAAGGGGGTCGCAGCAGCCGGGTTATGCTCGAAAAACATGATTTGATTCGACCGCTCTTGCAGGAAGAGGTCGACATCCCCATCCGCATCAATATCTACAAATTGGGGACGCGGGGTATTGAATCCATCAAGGAAAGGCAGTTGGTACGGCACCTCCATCTCGTCAAAAACGGGAAAAGGTGTAATCTGCCGCAGGAGGGGGATGGATTGCGCGACGGCCTGGTAGCTGTTGACCAGGCCGGCGAGCAAAAAAAGAAAGCAGACTAACGCACTACGGTACAATTGCAGAGAGGCCGGCCGGGAATCGTCCAACTTCAATTACCTTTTCGATGGTGTTGGTTGCGGTGTTGATTACAACAACAGTGCCTTTGTCCTGGTTTGTACCAAAATCATAGCGGGGCGTAAAACCGCCGGCCATGTTTCTGTTTGAGATGTAGACATAGTCCCCATCAGGCGTAATGGATGCACCGTGGGGCTGCGAAAGGCCATCACCGGTAATGGTCTGCAAAATGGTGAAGTTGTTCATATCGAGTACTGAAACCGAATTACTGTTCAGGTTACCGACATATACCTGAGAACCGTCAGGCGTCCATACGGGATGCCATGGCTGGTTGTCCACTTCGATCGCACCGATGCGGATGATACCTGGAGGCGAAGCGCTGTCAAGGATTACGACCTGATTGGAAGACTGGCCGGTTGCCACCATTCGAGAGCCGTCAGGCGAAATGGCAAACTGCACAAACGAATGGAACGGAGCCGCAAGCAGGGTGAAGGTGACTTCATCGGTTGACGTGTTAACCGTCATGACCCGGTTTTCGTTTAGACTACCCGTGTGCACAAATTCCCCTGAAGGATCTACAGCAAGTGCATGTGGACGGGAGAAAAACACATCGATTTCGCGAACGCTTCGGTCAAGCTGCGTAATGGCGGCGATGCTTTGCGGCGGCGTCACAGCTGTTAGCGAACGGCCGGCGTAAACTTCATCTTTGACACCATTAACGGCCAGTATCCCCGGGGTCTCAAAATCGACACAGCCTTCAAACAATGGGCGGTTTTGGGAGCCATTGGAAAACTCACAAACTTTGTTGTCTCCAATCAGAGATACATACCAAGTATCACCAGTCGGATCAACGGCCACATGATGAGGCTTTGCATTGGGAGTGAAGAGGTCGGAATTCAATTCAACCAGGTCTACATTCCGTATAACCGTCTGAGACTCGGTATCAATAATGGAGATAAGTGCATCGTTCTGATTGGGCACATACAACAATTCAGACGCATCGCCATAAGGCACGGAACCATCATCAAACAGCGCACCACCATCTATCCAGCGCTTCAAAAAAGTAATCTCACCTTGCCCAAGTGTATCTGCCGACAATTCGAATGGGTGTGGTCCGCCAACAAGTTTGGTGACCATATTTATCATCAAACTATTGTCCCCATCAAAGGCGATGAGTGCGCTACCGTTATTCCCGCCAGCAACCAGATTCTCCCAGCTATCAAGCCTGAGCCCTTCAGCGGCATCAGTGCCCGCATGGCACCTGGTACAATATCTATCAAATATGGGCTGGATATGGTTGACGTAGCTGATATCTGCTGTTTGGATCTGTGTATAATCCAGCGCTGAGGGTGGGGTTACAAGCTCACAACCCGCAACAGCGACCACGCTTAACAATATCAGCGAAAGAATTCGCCCGAGATATATCTTCATCTTCGATCTGTGATGGTATCAATTTCAGGATACCGAGATGCGCCCTTCAATATGATGGGATAATTTTTTATCCAATAGAAAATACTGCCTACTCAAGAACACACCTTGGGAGGGTAAATCTATGGTAAAAAAACTTAAAGTGCTAGTCTAAGTGGAATTCGTAACCCGTTGTCTTTATTTACCTTATGAGGGTAACAACGCGAGAGAGGGCAGATGTCTCACTGGTCGCACGAATGATGTACTTGCCATTTGGCAGCGTGCTGGCTTCGAACGAGACAACCTGTGGTGCATCGGGAACGATGCGGCCTTCGAACAGCACAGCGACTTGCCGGCCAAGCATGTCATATACAAGCACTTCGGTTTGCTGCGTCTGATCAACCGTGAGCGTGATAGATGTCTGCTCATCAAACGGGTTAGGATAAGGTGCACTCAAGGTGAGCTGCGTAGGAAGCTCCGCTTCTTCAACGGCTGTACCAACTACGTTTGTTGTCACAAGGAAAAGCCCTTCTGAACCACTGCTGACAGCAATAACCCCACTTTCGAAAAACGGATAATTGCTCCAGGAGCCGTCGAAGCTGACGTTATTGACGCTGGGTACGGTGTCGAAGAAAGACACTTCTACAGGATTTGCGGGATCAGAAACGTCTAGAATACGCAATCCTGCGGTATAGTTGGACTGGAAGAGGAGTCCGTTTTTGTAATACATATTGTGATCGATCACCGGCGTAGCTGCGATGTGTTCTTTGAGAACCACTGGATCGTCGAGGTCTTCGAGGTCCCAGACGATTGTCTTGGTATTGTTGCCGCGCCGGCCTTCGTCCAGTTCATCATCCTGGAAGAAATAGCGGTGATCATCTGAGAACCAGCCCTGGTGTACATATTCTACTTGCGGGTAGGTACCCTGAGCAAGGGCAACAGGGTTGTCCTTGTCCGTCACGTCCGCAATGCTGATGGCGTTTTCATTTGAGCCGATGCAAATTTCTTTGCCGGCGTGTTCTGCATCCGGGCCGTTGTAAACAACACATTGTGCATCATGGCTGTAGCCGCGGCTCGTCATTGAATCAGAAAAGCAGCCGGCAAAGGATGCGTTGAGCGGATCAGTGACATTGATCATGTGCAACCCACCGCCACACGTTGTGCCGCCCCCATTGGCGCCAACAGCATAAGCAAAGCCCGTATCTTCGTTTATAACAATGTTGTGCGCCTTGCTGAACATATCGTAGTGGGCGGTTTCGGTAAACAACTGCGGCGGCGAAGCCACAGCGCGGAGCTGTGCGAGGTCAAAAATCTGCATGCCATGTCCGCTTGCCTCAGAGACGATGAAGGCATGGTTGTTATATACCTTAATGTCTCGCCATGTTGAAGGGGTCGTATGGGTTGGCAAGTACCCCAAAACAACCGGGTTTTCCGGATCGGAAATATCAACAAATGAAGTGCCTCCGCGCATACCCTGCAGCACGTATTCTTTGTTGTCCATCGGGTCGGTCCATCCCCAGACATCATTGGTTTCGAGCGGGCGGGTGCTGTCGAGCCCGCCGGCAAGATCTGCATTGGTCACAAAAGACATCAGATCAGAAAGCTGGCAGGGAAACCCGGATGCAAATCCATTCTGACAGACCACCTTGGCGCCTGTAATAGACTGAGATTTGGCGCTAGCCACCTGATCACCAGCAGCCTGGCGGATTTTATGTTTGTCCTGTGCTGAAAGATTGCCTGTGCAAATCAACAGGAGAACAACAAAAAGTGTAGCAATACGGGATGTCATAAGTAGGCAGGGATATGGTGGTTACAGATGCGGGGGTATGGATACTGCAGGCCTGGCGGCGATGGCCCGCGGAATCGTTTGCGCGTTCACATTTTACTCGCTATGCACAGAACGAACCACTGAAATTCTGATACATCAACTCGGGGTATCGTCAAAATACTGACAAAAACTAAGCCAAGTAGGTGCAATTCATAAAGAAAGATAATACCTAATTTGCACATTCATAATACGATCAGTGCTGTTGAATTGTAAAAAACGCAAAGCGAACCGATAAGAACTCCTGTCAAGTGGCAGGGAGGTAGAAAAAAAGCAGGTTTTTCGGGAAATGACTTATCTCAGAACCCCTACCGGGCGATATACAGAATCAAGTCGCATTCCCGGCAACCTGTCATTAACTAATCTGTTATAGACTTTCAGTGTGTTGCTCTCGCAACACCGTTTGCTGTGTCGTATTAGCTACGTCGTATTTAGAAGTAGACATCTCTTTGGCCTGAAAATACTGCAGCAACCGTATTGTGAAATAGAAAATGAAGTAGTTGATATTGTATGGAGAACAAACCAAACCAACCTGTACCTGAAAGCCTTGCCAGTCGGCTGTTTGATTCAAGAACAATCATCATCAGCGGCGAAATCAACCAGAAACTGGCAGCAAGTGTTGTTGCACAGTTAATCGGAATGGCGGCAGAGTCAGACGGTGATATTACCCTGTTTATCAACTCGCAGGGCGGCCATGTGGAAGCCGGCGATACGATTCATGACATGATCCGCTTTATTCGCCCAACTGTGCGCATCATTGGCACAGGCTGGGTGGCAAGCGCCGGCGCATTGATCTTTGTATCTGTCCCCCTCGAAAACCGCTACTGCCTCCCGAACACACGCTTCCTGCTACACCAGCCTGCCGGCGGCGCAGGGGGTACTGCGAGTGATATCGAAATTGAAGCGGGCGAAATTC
This sequence is a window from Bacteroidota bacterium. Protein-coding genes within it:
- a CDS encoding VCBS repeat-containing protein gives rise to the protein MKLDDSRPASLQLYRSALVCFLFLLAGLVNSYQAVAQSIPLLRQITPFPVFDEMEVPYQLPFLDGFNTPRPQFVDIDADGDVDLFLQERSNQIMFFEHNPAAATPFSLESSHFQQLTVGEWFRFADIDGDQDLDLLTERSFSFVQYFENTGSAEVPVFELVADTLFEQNGEPLFADRQNIPNVTDIDCDGLPDLFVGRLDGTIRRYELVQFDVEGVPQFALADERFQDIEIVGETGKQNSDAARHGANTLAFVDFDGDEDQDLFWGDFFESGLLYFENKGTCDLPDFSGESADFPLNDPLVSSGYNAPTFGDVNGDGVIDLLVGVLGGAFSASSNLADNMLFFQGNEDGGLNQQTSRFLSNLDFGSDSLPVLHDGDGDGDLDLYVSNSLDPNTLETAAVYFFENRGDAMSPAFYQDGQLALAPAFNYAPAFGDLDADGDADMLVGSWQGPIQYLRQDGTGIAGYSLVDEALLDLPAGSNSTPVLVDLDGDDDLDVIAGEANGTLNFYQNTGSTSAPVFATPIENWQGIDAGRRSVPVFLDIDADGDQDLVVGTDQDGVLLYTNTGSADAPAFTLAEDVFGLSDVRRITPALADLDADNDFDLVIGSLTGGLQYFENQTVPANTEVIDSPLPQAA
- a CDS encoding ATP-dependent Clp protease proteolytic subunit — its product is MENKPNQPVPESLASRLFDSRTIIISGEINQKLAASVVAQLIGMAAESDGDITLFINSQGGHVEAGDTIHDMIRFIRPTVRIIGTGWVASAGALIFVSVPLENRYCLPNTRFLLHQPAGGAGGTASDIEIEAGEILKMRKRLNEIFAKQTDQTLERIEKDTNRNFWLTAKDAKSYGLVGQIVETIDEVLKDTK
- a CDS encoding choice-of-anchor B family protein, coding for MTSRIATLFVVLLLICTGNLSAQDKHKIRQAAGDQVASAKSQSITGAKVVCQNGFASGFPCQLSDLMSFVTNADLAGGLDSTRPLETNDVWGWTDPMDNKEYVLQGMRGGTSFVDISDPENPVVLGYLPTHTTPSTWRDIKVYNNHAFIVSEASGHGMQIFDLAQLRAVASPPQLFTETAHYDMFSKAHNIVINEDTGFAYAVGANGGGTTCGGGLHMINVTDPLNASFAGCFSDSMTSRGYSHDAQCVVYNGPDAEHAGKEICIGSNENAISIADVTDKDNPVALAQGTYPQVEYVHQGWFSDDHRYFFQDDELDEGRRGNNTKTIVWDLEDLDDPVVLKEHIAATPVIDHNMYYKNGLLFQSNYTAGLRILDVSDPANPVEVSFFDTVPSVNNVSFDGSWSNYPFFESGVIAVSSGSEGLFLVTTNVVGTAVEEAELPTQLTLSAPYPNPFDEQTSITLTVDQTQQTEVLVYDMLGRQVAVLFEGRIVPDAPQVVSFEASTLPNGKYIIRATSETSALSRVVTLIR
- a CDS encoding c-type cytochrome domain-containing protein, whose amino-acid sequence is MKIYLGRILSLILLSVVAVAGCELVTPPSALDYTQIQTADISYVNHIQPIFDRYCTRCHAGTDAAEGLRLDSWENLVAGGNNGSALIAFDGDNSLMINMVTKLVGGPHPFELSADTLGQGEITFLKRWIDGGALFDDGSVPYGDASELLYVPNQNDALISIIDTESQTVIRNVDLVELNSDLFTPNAKPHHVAVDPTGDTWYVSLIGDNKVCEFSNGSQNRPLFEGCVDFETPGILAVNGVKDEVYAGRSLTAVTPPQSIAAITQLDRSVREIDVFFSRPHALAVDPSGEFVHTGSLNENRVMTVNTSTDEVTFTLLAAPFHSFVQFAISPDGSRMVATGQSSNQVVILDSASPPGIIRIGAIEVDNQPWHPVWTPDGSQVYVGNLNSNSVSVLDMNNFTILQTITGDGLSQPHGASITPDGDYVYISNRNMAGGFTPRYDFGTNQDKGTVVVINTATNTIEKVIEVGRFPAGLSAIVP